One genomic segment of Streptomyces niveus includes these proteins:
- a CDS encoding 3'-5' exonuclease, translated as MNFSSWPPLLVVDVEGNGANPPDLVEVAALPVREGRPDTSVAGAWLTKPRHPVTPFAARVHGLTNERLESEPGWEEIADQVHTLMGTSWICAHNAHVDHRVLSAHLPTWRPAGVLDTLRLAKATRPGLPKYALDALIEHLRPDLSAAPAHRHRATFDAYATAQLLILMADHYDTWDQLVAAAVPPGLPGAPEPEKDPTLW; from the coding sequence ATGAACTTCTCCTCCTGGCCCCCGCTGCTCGTGGTCGACGTCGAAGGCAACGGCGCCAACCCGCCCGACCTCGTGGAGGTCGCCGCCCTCCCCGTACGCGAGGGACGGCCGGACACCAGCGTGGCCGGGGCATGGCTGACCAAGCCCAGGCACCCTGTGACCCCGTTCGCCGCCCGCGTCCACGGTCTGACGAACGAGCGCCTGGAAAGCGAGCCGGGCTGGGAGGAGATCGCCGACCAGGTCCACACGCTCATGGGCACCTCGTGGATCTGCGCGCACAACGCACATGTGGACCACCGGGTGCTGTCCGCGCACCTCCCGACGTGGCGGCCGGCCGGAGTTCTGGACACCCTCCGCCTCGCCAAGGCCACCCGTCCCGGCCTGCCCAAGTACGCCCTCGACGCCCTGATCGAGCACCTTCGTCCGGACCTGAGCGCGGCGCCCGCACACCGGCACCGCGCGACGTTCGACGCCTACGCCACCGCCCAGCTCCTGATCCTCATGGCCGACCACTACGACACCTGGGACCAGCTCGTTGCCGCGGCCGTGCCACCGGGCCTGCCCGGAGCCCCCGAACCAGAAAAGGACCCCACCCTGTGGTGA
- a CDS encoding ATP-binding protein, which produces MTTPQPIRIGIMGTHSTGKTTLLKRIEMDCAPTESP; this is translated from the coding sequence GTGACCACCCCTCAGCCCATCCGCATCGGCATCATGGGCACCCACTCCACCGGCAAGACCACACTCCTCAAACGTATCGAGATGGACTGCGCGCCCACGGAATCCCCGTAG
- a CDS encoding radical SAM protein, whose protein sequence is MTTPAAPLRRALAILSTEKIGGLKPELADVIEYRKSGLSLNWIVGCPLECGYCVRHLFDNFEMKAPRRLMSDEEAAARLVGHPYFRPHKTPVQLLNRATDPMLPVVKPHVFNVLRALDEQGLTNHVLIITRWRVTPEDCAILNSFTHLRLTILVTHSNIANPAIEPVDSTIAARSLRTLYEHAERYRTVLYWRPIVPGLNDSAADIERARELSRHAHATVFTGLFFREEIASYYQAHGLPMPYDETARRKIMPEVSEQRILDAFQQDGTWGALFRKTSCGVAYAHGEADYNGHFGVRELCDICPEDQIARCQAAWVKPDPVTVTAEARALGATGVVEVNDRAIVVEGLDEPPRYFLQHGFGYQCHDRTKPHHHRQHGRAPIGWTAENGPTPA, encoded by the coding sequence ATGACCACTCCCGCTGCCCCGTTACGCCGCGCTCTGGCCATCCTGTCCACCGAGAAGATCGGCGGACTCAAGCCGGAACTCGCCGACGTGATCGAGTACCGCAAGTCGGGGCTGTCGCTGAACTGGATCGTCGGCTGCCCGCTGGAATGCGGGTACTGCGTCCGGCACCTCTTCGACAACTTCGAGATGAAGGCTCCCCGGCGCCTCATGTCGGACGAGGAGGCCGCCGCCCGCCTCGTGGGGCACCCGTACTTCCGGCCGCACAAGACGCCCGTCCAGCTCCTGAACCGGGCCACGGACCCCATGCTCCCCGTCGTCAAGCCGCACGTGTTCAACGTGCTGCGGGCACTGGACGAACAGGGCCTGACCAACCACGTCCTGATCATCACCCGGTGGCGCGTGACGCCCGAGGACTGCGCGATCCTCAACAGCTTCACCCACCTGCGCCTGACCATCCTCGTCACCCACTCCAACATCGCCAACCCCGCGATCGAACCCGTCGACTCGACCATCGCCGCGCGCAGCCTGCGCACCCTGTACGAGCACGCCGAGCGCTACCGCACCGTCCTGTACTGGCGTCCGATCGTGCCCGGCCTCAACGACTCCGCCGCCGACATCGAACGGGCACGGGAGTTGTCCCGGCACGCGCACGCGACCGTCTTCACCGGACTGTTCTTCCGCGAGGAGATCGCCTCCTACTACCAGGCGCACGGGCTGCCGATGCCCTACGACGAGACGGCGCGGCGGAAGATCATGCCCGAGGTCTCCGAGCAGCGGATCCTCGACGCCTTCCAACAGGACGGCACGTGGGGGGCGTTGTTCCGCAAGACGAGCTGCGGGGTCGCGTACGCGCACGGAGAGGCCGACTACAACGGTCACTTCGGTGTCCGGGAGTTGTGCGACATCTGCCCCGAGGACCAGATCGCACGATGCCAGGCGGCCTGGGTCAAGCCGGATCCGGTCACCGTCACGGCCGAAGCCCGAGCACTCGGTGCGACCGGTGTGGTGGAGGTCAACGACCGTGCCATCGTCGTGGAGGGACTGGACGAGCCGCCGCGCTACTTCCTCCAGCACGGCTTCGGCTACCAGTGCCACGACCGCACCAAGCCCCATCACCACCGCCAGCACGGCCGGGCCCCCATCGGCTGGACGGCGGAGAACGGACCCACCCCCGCATGA